A stretch of DNA from Scomber scombrus chromosome 9, fScoSco1.1, whole genome shotgun sequence:
AACACAGCTGCGAATGTTACATGAAGACAGATGCAAcaacatgcgcacacacacacacacacacacacacacacaccaacaaactCAGGAAGTGGTGTAAGTGATTAGGCAGGCTCTCATCATGCGCCTGGAGCTGGGAGTCATGGCCAATTAAGACCAGAGCCAGAAATAgttctctcccctctctgtgtctcctcactgtgtgtttgtcctgGCCTCAGCCTGTCTGTCCTGTTGCACTGACCCTGTCCAACAGAGCAAGCATATGTCTGGGATTTAAGCAGTTGGATTAAGGGCCCCCCACCCCcttgcctacacacacacacacacacaaacacacacacacacacacacacacacacacacacacacacacacacacacacacacacacacacacacacacacacacacacacacaacaagagACATCCATCCACAGCACTGAAGTCCAACAGCAGGAGGGACAGAATCCCATCCCTTAAGAAAGGGGAGAAGAGCAGGGACTAATTGGCACAAATAGGACGCAATTACTGCCTGGGCTGAGATTTGGGGAGGAGCAGAGTTTATAGGGACATGGatggaagggggagggggggcagctTCTCGGAGGAGGAAGTGGGAGGAGACCGGTCAGCTCCGCTGTTCCCGTGATGGATCGCAGCCTAAGAACATCGCTCATAATTTAGGGCTCCTCTGTAACATGTGGGGACACAGTGACGGGGGCGAGGAAGGGAAAAGACAGATACATACAGAGGCAGGAgccattcttcttttttcctttacaTTTCTACTTAcagctctcacactctctctctctctctttcgtaACCTTTCACCCACATTCTCGCAGACCACTGGCCGAGCGTCAGGCGCATTTTTTTAACGGAAAAATCCGGAGGGAGCACTCGGCTTCCTCGGCCCTGTTGGCAGACGGCTGCGTGTCATAAACATAAACTGTTTAATGACAATGCAAGATGCCTCTGTAATGCTGCTCATGCTTCAGACCCTTGGCTCGGGCCAAACGGCCTCCGTaccgcccacacacacacacacacacatctttttaaCCAACTCATTACTGAGCTTATCTGTTTAGCATATAGGCATTACCACTCTGCTAGTACGTTTTGGgattcttcctcctcctcctcctcttcacctcctccatctcctttcACTGACTTTAAACTTGTGGCTACTATGACATTccagggggtgggggggtggacCTTTTGTTTTAATCTCTGTCAATGGAGCGTGGAACTTGGTGCCCTCTCCcctggctttgtgtgtgtgtgtgtgttggaggtttgggtggagggggggttggTGTGGCAATGATGCCGGGGAGGTAAATGGAGGGGCTGCAATGTTTCCGGTATCCTTGGTGACACAGTGGGGATTTGGAGTTAAAAAAGCCCTCAACTTAACCCGCCCCAAGCCGCCCTcctcacccctccctccctttcctcattttttctttttagtgtgTCAGTCTGAAGTGGAAGTGACAGCACTACTcggggactgtgtgtgtgtgtgtgtgtgtgtgtgtgtgtgtgtgtgtgtgtctgtgtctgtgtctgtgtgtccacTGGTGGCAGGGAGCGTTTAGTAGTGACTCCCTCTGTGAGAGCATGGGAACTTTACATTTCAAAGCCGAAACAGAGGGCACCCAGAGGAACTTTAGCAGGGACAGAAGTTTTGCGCGTACGGGGGGGGCAAGCGATGGGTGAGACGGGGGGAgttgatggaggaaaaaaaaagaagaagaagagagagatgattGAAAAGGTGGTGAGCATAGACTCGCATGCACGCAAGACTGAAGGTCAAGCATTTTTAAGAGACTGTGGAATTCTCATTTTGTTCAGAttaagaaagtttttttttggggggggggggggggggggcgtgggATAGGGGGGCCTGGATTATTGGGGGTGGGGGAAAGCAGTGAGGagggtgtgtgggggggtgaTGGACATTCCTCAGGATGAAGTAGGTCATTGTTCCTTGTCTCTACTGAAGAGAGCTCTCTGAAGGAACTGATGAAGTGAAAGCAGCGGAGAGGAGGGAGATGCAGGGCTGGATGGGGGGGTACAGGTCCATATacgggaggggaggaggaggaggaggaggagggagtggaGGGGGGGGTCGCATTATTCAGTAATCCTATTGAAAATGCCTCTGAAGGACAGTCCAAGAGAAGCCGAGAGAAAAGGAGAGCGAATGGAATGTGACAACAGAAAAATGCCATTGATGGTGGTCAGTTTGAAGCGGCTTGATGTGGAGAGACGTCTCCGCTGAATGGCAAGTCCGCCCGAGACGAGGAACAGCTCCACTTCTCATACTTTGGCTGGCTGGCTCGGCCTGACACAGATGCTCCGGCTTCAccttttgcccccccccccaactcccTCTTGTCATCTAATTTCCAACTGTCCCACATCCCACACATTCCTTTTGCCTTTCAGCCAAGATTTTATGCCTAATCTGTTTCAGTTGAGATACTCAAAAATGCCAGGACACGAGCACAGGTGGAACACCATCAATCAGATTTTAAATGGTGGCAGCAGTGCAGGCGGAGGAGAGTCAAGTCAAAGCATTTATTGTCATACACAGTTTAAATAAGGTTCCCTGTACAAACAAAGTCTTCCCCTGACActtatctttaaatattttaaaaataagtgtcaggagagataaataaaaatcagtaaAATAGTCAAAGAACTCTCAAGATCTTCAGATATGCTATAATGCAGTATGTAACAGTTATTTACATACACTGTGGTCATGTTGGAATGTGTGTATTATAATAATCTGATGGTGCGTTGTTTTGTTAAAGGATATCCATTGAGCATAGTGTGAATCTGCTAAACCCAaacaagtgaaataaaaaataaaaaaggagtaGTAAGGATAGATGAAATCAGGCTTCGGTATCTGCAGATGTTCCAAACAATATTTGAGCCATCATACAAATTGAATTTCCTTCCTAACCTCTTTAAAATATATCCCTCCCTGTAGATGGACACTGAAATGTTAACATTGAGGATTGTTTTGTCCTGGCTTTTTCTGGAAACGTCAGCATTTGGTCATCACACTATAACCCCTAACCCTCCTGCCTTTCTGTTTTCTCCAGAGTTTTTCCGTGAGCTCTTGAAGAACGCAGAGGCCTCGCTGCACAACATGTTCGTGCGGACCTATGGGATGATGTACGTGCAGAACGCTGAGCTCTTCAGGAACTTCTTCGAGTCCCTGACGCGATACTACGTGTCGGGCAGCGCCGCCGTCAACCTGGACTCCATGCTGTCGGACTTCTGGGCCGAACTCCTGGAGAGGATGTTCCGGCTGGTCAATGTGCAGTACGAGTTCAGCGACGCCTACATGGAGTGCGTCAGCCGGCACACGGATCAGCTGCAGCCCTTCGGCGACGTGCCCCGCAAGCTCCGCATTCAGCTGACGCGGGCGTTCGTCGCCGCGCGCACCTTCGTCCGCGGCCTGGCGCTCATGCCGGAGGTCGTCAACAAAGTTTCAACGGTAAGGAAGAAGGACGATGTAAGCTTTTATCTTCTGTTCAAAAGCAGAGATACGTcaataaatctaaatctaaagtGTTCCCAAAAGCGTGGTCCATCCCCCGGCCCCTTGCCCTGTGTTGTCTGACCTCATATCTTTCTGGGAAAAACTGTCTGTGGTTTCATTACTGTGTCTCTGATAACATAAACCACTCTGACTGCTTTGGTATGACATGTTTTTCCACTGCACTGAGtgattaattgatgattagATTATGCTGCTTTGTGGAGTCGGCTCCCAGAATTAATGGTCATGCTTTTTCACTGTctaagtatgtgtgtgagtgagtgtttcTCCGCTGTGAACCGCGGCGCAATGATAACAGTCTGCTTACTGCCCTCTGCCTCCTGCAGGTCAACGCGTCTCCCAGCTGTGTGCGTGCGGCCATGAAGATGTTGTACTGTCCCTACTGCTCCGGCCAAGTGGAGCTGAAGCCCTGCCAGAATTACTGTCTGAACGTGATGCGTGGATGTTTTGCCAACCAGGCCGACTTGGACACAGAGTGGAACAACTTCCTCGGTAAATGACCGTCACGCCAAGCAAGAACACCTTCTGCAGCCATTATGAAACCAACCTATAACCATAATGGCTTTAAGTGTTTGATTTGGCAGCAGAGCATATTTATATAACTCCCTGCTTTTTGTGCTCTTTACAAAGTTTCCGCTCCTGCGCTCGTATCAACCTTATCTAATCCAACCTTTATCTAAACATGCACCCCTCTTTACATTTGTGGCCATGACACATTTTTAGCTCGCTACAGTTTGGCAAGGACGTGTTTAACAAAGAAACATAGCACttattgtaaaagaaaaaaaaaaaagaggaaaaaaacatgtacaaacACGTCTCCATTCTTTAGTAATCTGTATAAGTAAAGCAGAACAGGGAGGGCTGGTACAAATCGTACGTGTTGTGGCCCACAGGATGAATGCAGCTCCTGTGTTTAGTAAACACAGGAGCAGATCAGTTTCATTACATTtaggttggtgtgtgtgtgtatgtatcctctgctctcttctgtgtgtgtattatattaatACTACGTGACAGACTTGTGTGACAAAAAGATGTTCCCCTTGTCTCTATACCATCATTACatgtgtctgtctctgcctgCTGACACTGCTACTGTCTGCTTTCACTGTGCAGCAGTTTTACTCTGTTATAATCTGAGAGCTCCTTTCACTGGTTAACGAACTCCTGCTCACGGCCATGTGCTTCCCCCTAGTGGCGCCTGTTTGCAACACCAACCTCAGACAGAAGCTTTCCCAATGAATCGCTTTCTAAAGTGttgaaatgttctgtttttcagATGCCATGCTCAGTTTAGCGGAGAGGCTCGAAGGTCCCTTTAATTTCGAATCGGTCACGGATCCCATTGACGTGAAGATCTCAGAAGCCATCATGAATATGCAGGAGAACAGCATGCAAGTTTCACAGAAAGTCAGTATCtctttcatcatcttttttcattttagactcaagaaataaaaaagattcaGTTTCACTTACTCTGCTTTCTACTTTTCTATTCGCCCTGTGACAGGTTTTCCAGGGATGTGGGCAGCCGAAACTGAGCATGGCCTTCCGTTCCAAACGTGCCGTCAAAGAAACAGGCTTCACCGGCCGCTTCCGCCCCTACAGCCCCGACGCCAGACCCACCACCGCAGCAGGGACCAGCTTAGACAGACTGGTACgctctattaaaaaaaacacacggCGCAACTACACTCATGTGTTTCCTTTCCTGAagatttgtgtgtttgactgttttttgtgtttgctaCTCAGACAAGTGACgtgaagaagaagctgaaaAACGCAAAGAAGTTCTGGTCAACGTTGCCAGAGACGGTGTGCACAGGTGAAAGGATTGCACCTGGGGACGACTGCTGGAACGGAACGGCAAAAAGCAGGTAAGGACATCACGcttgtgggggaaaaaaatctcaatTTAATTGCAAGACGATCCGACATCCTGAACGCCCGCTCTGTTTCACACAGGTACGAGTCGGTGGTCATCAGCAGCGGACTGGCCAATCAGGTGTCCAACCCTGACGTGGACGTGGACATAACGAAGCCGGACATTATGATCCGCAGCCAGATTGCAGTTTTGAAGGAAATGACTAGTAGGCTGAAAGCGGCGCACAATGGCCACGACATCTCTATCGAAAACGTTGGGGACGGTGAGGACGGAAATTTCTTAACAACAAATTATCGCACTTGCAACAAATcccctttatttttcttacattctttctttctttctttctttttcgtGTCCAGATGAGGAGAGCAGCGGAGGTGAAGAAAGCGGCAGCGGCTGCGACTCGCCATCCTGCGACACAGACCGGGACATGTATTTCTCCACTCCGCCGAACCCCGGCAAACCGCGGGTCGACCCGGTGCAGGCATCATCGGCCGTAGTCGCCTCACAGGGAAGCATGGCGCTGGCGCTCTGCGGGCTCGCCCTGACCCTGCTCGCCGCCCACTTGAGATAAAACTGGCCgggcagggagagaggaagagaacgACCAGGAATGACGGAGCGAAAGGGGGAAACCTGTCAGAGAGACTTTAAAAAGACTGCCTTCAGGACCTTGGACTGTCCGCCATtggggggaaggggagggggagggggagactcttcttaatattacaataacttcacttttaattatttgtttgtatgtttttaaggACATCAGTGTACAGCAATATGATTTTGCCACCTTTTCcgccccctttttttccccctcccagGTAAACCTTTACTCCTTATGGCTCTTTTGGAGCTACAGTATGGTTCTGGCTGCAGCATTACAAACATTATATAATTGTCTTACTCTGGCAATTTAATATCATAATTCATTTGTGTGCCTTCTTCAATGATTCCTATCCAATGACTAAAACTGAGTGCCTGTGATGGGACATAACTTCATATTTCTGAGGTTATTCTTTTCTGTTTCAATGATTCTGAGATCaacaaataatatatagtgAGCAAATCAGTGCATCAGCCAGGCGGAAATGATGAAGCCTGCTGCAGTAATATAGACTTGTTGATCTCAGCGAATGAACGGTGTGagctttttgtctgttttgcttTTGCAGAGATGTTTAGAAACTCATCTCTTAGAAGCTACAGCGAGAAGTCACAGCACAGGTGTTTTGTGTTCGTTCCAGAGATggaatcatttctttttttttagaagagCTTTCTGTGCCTCTCTGCGAGCCCAAACATGCATATAGTGTATGTCTTCTATGAGCTATTATCACAACCttaacgttttttttaattgcctcATTAATTTGCGATTGAGTGGTCTCAGCTAAAACAGTTCCACAGTAATGGTCATACCTCACAAATGCTCTCATTGTCAATGCAAATGTAGTGATGTTGAGTTTTGAAAGTGTCTGATAAGCGACTGACTGCGCGGTCGGCATCCTGATGGTGAAAGTTAATCGCGCCtcgggaaaagaaaagagagagagagagagagagagagagggactcCCCTGGCGTTACCCCTGAAGAAGGCAAAGCTGACAAGTCCCGAAtgccctgtttttatttttgttgggtttttttgtgcttgtttttgtttgttgtactGTAAGCTCAGTTCAGCACAGAGGATCTGACTCTTTACAGTCTTACGttgttttgaaaagaaaagggCGGCGACGTGTACGTTCAGAGTGCCTTCACATTAAACTTAGAGAAGAGGAACAAAAGACAGTGCTTTGATCAAatgaaatcaagaaaaaaagattattttaataCAGGGTTTATGTTGAAGAGGTGTTGTAATTTTTagctatttcttttttgtttttggtatgAAGATATATATTAGGTACTACAGTGGATTTTACTGCTAGTTTTAGGCGGTTGGAAGAGGACAACGTGCACAGATAATGGATGGaatggagggggggggcacTTTTTGGAAGGTGTGCACAGTTTTaaggggcttttttttttttttttgccccacACCCCCCGGTTCCCCACAAATACACATTGTACCTCTTAAAAACAGCCTGTGTCAGTATAAACAGACTCATCCTGAAGCATTTGATCTACCTATCCTCATCTTCACCTTCTCATCATTTCAACACCAGGTTGAATGTTGAAGTGTTTTCACAAATGCTACCAAAATGAATGCAATGTATGGTGCCTGatctgatctttttttctttcttttttttaacctcggTACATTAttagcaatttttttttaaggtaaaaaaaagaatgtaggTGTTAATGATTTGTATCAATAATCTGCTCAGATTCTCTCGTAGGGTTTTGAGCGTGTCATCAGCTGACGAGCACAACATAAGATTGTCTGTTAATTTGATAATGGGGTGTGTGTAAGTTGCATTACCTGGACATTTCATCTCTAAAATGATGCTGCCTCATGTAGCCTTTGTACAGTAACTTATGTATGTGTCTTACTGTCATTGCAAACATTCTCCTAGAACTGACATAGATGAtccaaaaaaaatacagtattctGAATGTTTTGATATGCATAATGTAGGTGGAAATATTATTAATGTCACAGAGTATTTGATTTAATTGGTATCAGATTTTGAGGGCTTTAAATATGAATTTTGTTAATTGCATTTTAAACCTCGCAAGTCTGAAACAAGCAGCTGCAGTCAGGACAGACAGTAAATAGCAAACAGCCTTTTTTCTACTTGTTCGGCTTCAAAATTGACAAGTTGATTGTAAGCTTACATTAAATTTTCCTCAAAAAAAGCGATGTTCCTAATGGTCAGTCCAGTTGTGAAGACTTGGAAGGAATCAGTGAGGACAACTATATCAATTATCTTACATCGAAGGAACATCTATGCAAACTCACCTAAAATACTGAAGCCTTAATTTAACGTGATGAAGCTGAGCTTCAGCAGCTTGATTTGGCGTTACGTCTGCATGTGACCGGTTCAATTCTCCTGCTTTCTGTGTACCACCAACATTTCTACAAGGGCTTATGCATGTGTTCTTGTCATGTGGAGGAGTTGTGTTGAGTGTGAAGAAAACCCAACTTTCTGAGAGTCAGAGGAAAGGTTTTGGGGTGATGATGGTAAATGTCTGTGCTTGCGGGCCGGGGCAGCAACATTTTCCGGCTGGCGGGAGTTGTGTCCAGCTGCTGGATGTTGTTCATTTGATCCACAGAGTAACTTCAGTCTAGTGACTGTGAAGTTGAGTTGGACAGGTGTTGAAACCTTTCCATCTGCCTTTGGCCCACAAGAACAGAAAGAGCTCACTGTCTGAGGAGAGAGTGAGCGAGTGactgaaaagaataaaaaatgtgtaaataaagagCAGCCGTTTTAGATGTCTCTAAAAGAGGCCGTAACAGTACACCAGATTTTTACTTGTCAGAGTATCTCCTAAATGTTATGGAAAAAACAAGATGAGATAGATGTTAAATTGTAagagaaaaatgtatattaaacaacattttagtcTTGTTGAAATAAAGACTGCCAATATTTAAATGGTTGTGAATGTCTTCATTTTGTCAACTCTCTTAAAACAATGGTTTCACTTTATTTGTCCAATGTCAGAACataactttttttcatttgtcattgAAAAGTGGAGATGGTGGACAGTATTCAACAGATATTGACTTGCCATCACTTGAGGTCAATTTCTGTTTAAATACAGCTGAAGAAATAGGGTTTTGGGTTTTTGGTTTGTCAAATAACAAATGACAACTTGATTGATTGGAATCAccacaatgaaaacattttaaaacaatgtgaaacattgtggtttattttgaaACATTGTAAGTTCACAAACATGCATAACATTCCAggttcagaataaacagatTTCTTGTTTGCAGTTTTTCCCAATATAGAAATAAAGCAACTTGCTGGGAACcagtaaaataactttttagAACTCATATGACAGACATTCATTTACTCTAGCTAGTGAGTATGACACAGAATTCCAATGAAAAGCCTGTGAGACATGTACACATCATTGTTCAGGTGTGCATccttttttattgctttgatAAATTGAAgcatggtcaatataatttggcttttttaaaaaaaaataatttgcaaAACAGATTTCTGcaaagtaatgtcaattaattaaaagtatGTAATGTAAGTAAGTGActgcataaatattcacccccttCAAGTCAGTATTTAGTAGATGCACCTTTGGCTGCAATCACAGCACTGAGTCTGAGTGGAATGGTCTCAATCAGGCTTGCACATCTGGACCCTGTGATTTTACTccattcttctttgcaaaaCTGCTCAAAATCTGTCAGGTTGCTCTGTGATCGGGCGTGAACAGCTCCTTTTAAGTACAGCCACAAATTCTTTATTAGATGGAGGTCTGGGCTTTGACTCGGCCCCTCCAGAACATTCACCTTGTTGTCTTTAAACCATTTCTGTGTAGCTTTCACTGTATGCTGTATGTCATTGTCTTGCTGAAAATAAATCTCCGAAGTCGCAGTTCTCTTGCAGACTGAAACAGATTGTCCTGCAGGATTTTCCgatattttgctgtattcattttacCCTCTACCTTTACAAGCCTCCCAGTGTGTGCGGCCATGaagcatccccacagcatgatgctgccaccatcGTGTTTCACAGTGGGGATGGTGTGTCTGTGGTGATATGCAGTGTTTGGTGTCTGCCAAACATAGCATCTAGCCTGAAGGCCAAAAAGCTccattactttgtagaaatctgttttcactttgagattaaagagagtttttttttaagccaaatTATATTAaccatgattcaatttataaaagcaataaaagagGACAACATCCAaggggtgaatactttttataggcgCTGTAATTCAAATTTGAAAGACAACATTTAGGACAAGAAAGGGCCACAACAGTATCGTGGTGATCACATTTTCTAAACCGAAAGCCACAAAACAAGCAGTGCAAGAAGAAACATTTCAGTAATTGAAGGCATTTTGTTAAATAGACAGCAAACAACTTATTTCACCACACTCACCccctcaaacaaacaaacaaaacttctCATAAGCTGAAAAATTAGTCTTTGCTGACCTCCAGTGGTTTAACTTCTCACTTCACTGCAGTGATGTAGAGGtgcactgtgacatcactgatgggTGTGGTTTCAGGTGCAACAGAGCACACTGAAGAAGTAACACATGAACAACAGTTGGTTATGGGATGTGTTTCAAACCTGTCTCTTGTTAAAGCATGTAATCAGCTCTATTTGAGACTATACTTTGACCTCACAACAGATGTGTGTTCTAAGTACTGTTTCTGCATATCTGCgttttttaaagatgatatCACCATCTGTAAATTTGAGATAGATCAACAAACAAAAGATACATTTAGATTAACATAAGCTTCTTTGCATTTTTCTATCACCACCATCTTACTGACAATGTACAttgaaacaacatttaaacgATTGTATAGACAGATGCAAATTACAGAAAACTGCGCAATTATatgaattaaagaaaatgtcggggaaatataataattaaattaaatttgaactTGTTGGTGTCTAGTCAAAATATCCTAATGGAGTGGTGTTTTGTTGGAGGACTTTTGTCTACAATCCTGCTCACAACACCAACTCACATTTTCACTTGTGACATTGCACTCTGGAAAGACACAACACGCACCTGTGTGTGACACTGGGTTGAAATGTTTGGAAAGGCATTCATGCCGTCTTATCACACTATAGGATTTAAGGGCTGACTGGACATGACAATggaaaatgcatatttttgacattaaacTCTGCATCAAACCAGGATGCTCTGGATATCAGTTTGAAGGACAACACTGCTGTGATCGTTTAAAGGTTTATCTTAAGTTAATATGAATTGTAAGCCATCCGAATGAGTCAAATgaagtagatatgtttcaacgttagtctttttagtgccaaagtccttctttttgttactatacttccaccacacagctcaacacaaagagggaatttgatgctaaaaagactgtaaatgtggcagatatccacttgatatgactgactcagactgctgaaccCTCATATAAGCTGCACATCTACTTTGAattgactgtgtggacacactgtggattttggccctcattacagtgaaaacacatttaaaagagatATTTTAATAGCCAGGAAAAacagaatgattacagcgaggaaaacctctttcactcttcatatggacacctgactgatgttttatttacattttgaacCTAAACTTCAACTCTTTGCACCGCTGCTCAGTCAGACATCAGTGTACGAGCTTCATACTAATTTTTAACCATGTTTTTCCTTCTTCGCTCTGAGTTCAGTTCAGATGATCGTGTGTCCCACTGAAAACAGTCCGGCGGAAGTTGGGCTCACGGCCGTGTCACAAAAGAAATGGCGAGCGGTATCGGCAGTGAGTAATGCTTTATAACTCTTTCTCtggtttctttgtgtttaaataGTATAAACTAGCAGCAAACACGCTCCAAATATTGTACCGTATGTAGTTAGTTTGGACAGAGCAGCGTAGTCTCTTAATTAAACGATACACCGCGTacctgtgtgtgtctcatgAATGTGTTCCCCCAGCTAGCGCTCCTAACAGTAATTAAATATTAGCTAATTGTAGATTATTATCCTCGGTAACGTAGATTATAACTACTTTCATGAGTTGTTAATGATTTTTAAGATGTTAACGAGCCCCAACACTTAAACAAATATGAAGTGTATTGCTATACTCAATGTTAAAAGCATATTCTAGAAACGATACAAGCTAACAATAGCGGGCTAACTTTGATAAACGTAAATAATACAGAATTGTATATTAAACACCCGGcgttttatattgtttttttaattgtttaattgttttttttattttaaatcgcCGCAGAATGTACGCTTTATGTAGGTTGTATGGAAACGGGGCCGTCACATTCATGTTTGTAAACAAATCCGATGAAAACAATACAGATGAACGGGCTAAGATTCAGTTATAGTCAGAAAGTAGCCAATAATACCAAAACATTGTATAATTACTCTGTACATATAGCACTGTAActataatgttgttttataacATACACTGCATCTAcaaattatacatatttattttagtttataacACAAAATGTGCACTACATCACACtgcatactatatatatatatataaggtaACGTCTTTTTCTcaccatttaatatttatctcagCACTGTTGACTTGTACTATTTGTATCCTGTTTACAGACCACAGAAACAGTTTCACCTGTATAGAGTTATTCCTTGTGTACATTTATGAAGATAATTGTTGATACTCTGTGTAAATACATTGAGAGCCAGAGTCAAATTCCTTCTATCTGTACACATACTTGGccaaaaaatatgattttgttTCTGATATttgtatgattttatttatttatttatttattttatttttccacagaACACAAGATACTGAATGTGGGGCCAACGGAGCCCTGGTCAGTCAGGGAGAAACTGTGCCTGGCCTCCTCTGTTATGAGGAGTGGCGACCAAAACTGGTAAATAGAAAACCCCTCTCAAAAAAATACActcattgtatttaaatgttgtcCTGGAAGTACAGGAAGGAGGAGACATAGAATGGAAGAGTGTTGTGTTTATCTGTACGTAAATCTGTTTGCTGATATTTGAACCACTGAAACACCAGTTaaccaaaaaaaagtacagagaatgaattttgaaaatgtcacattttaaaatgagagattAGTTAAAGatactgtgtaaaaaaaaaaaaagaaaaaaaaacaagaaagaaagaaaacaaaccaatCCATTAGATCAGTTTCACTCTTCAGTATTAATCTACTCAATAAAAAAGAGTATCAATCAACCCCTCCCAATCAAAATCAGTTTTTGTGCATTATCTTTTAAAGCCCATTCTTtagaaaaatgtgcaaaaacttCCGTCCATGTGCTGATCGGTGCAGCAGTTAATCTACATTTTGACCACTAGGGGTCATACTTGGGCAGGCTATCAAGTCTGAAAAATGACTAGTAGGAGTTTATTTAGAGGTGGAACATGACATTGATCAATATAGAGTTTGTAAGTAAAACCCAAGTTCTTGTATCAGCTGAATCCTATTAAtgaattgaaatatatatttacaaacagacacaaataggTCCTTTGACAAAAGATGTGGCAGAGCTGCTTATATGTTTTACAATACCTGGATTACTTACATTCTGCATATTTCTACATCCATATGTGT
This window harbors:
- the gpc4 gene encoding glypican-4, which translates into the protein MKTLLVLCVVCTLAVLSVSGTEEQKLNNCNDVRAAYSSKGFNVNDVPNKGINGAPLKVCPQGFSCCTVEMEEKLSQQSHTEIKAPVSRLSTNLQSTFKQRHDHFDKFFRELLKNAEASLHNMFVRTYGMMYVQNAELFRNFFESLTRYYVSGSAAVNLDSMLSDFWAELLERMFRLVNVQYEFSDAYMECVSRHTDQLQPFGDVPRKLRIQLTRAFVAARTFVRGLALMPEVVNKVSTVNASPSCVRAAMKMLYCPYCSGQVELKPCQNYCLNVMRGCFANQADLDTEWNNFLDAMLSLAERLEGPFNFESVTDPIDVKISEAIMNMQENSMQVSQKVFQGCGQPKLSMAFRSKRAVKETGFTGRFRPYSPDARPTTAAGTSLDRLTSDVKKKLKNAKKFWSTLPETVCTGERIAPGDDCWNGTAKSRYESVVISSGLANQVSNPDVDVDITKPDIMIRSQIAVLKEMTSRLKAAHNGHDISIENVGDDEESSGGEESGSGCDSPSCDTDRDMYFSTPPNPGKPRVDPVQASSAVVASQGSMALALCGLALTLLAAHLR